A portion of the Cystobacter ferrugineus genome contains these proteins:
- a CDS encoding protoglobin domain-containing protein, with the protein MTDIPGYTHGTSSVARSPVSLTDFEKMKASVLFGEEDVKYLRMSHDIVKGRVEAILDVWYGFVGSQPHLLASFSGKTDGKPLGDYLGLVRKRFGQWILDTSRAQYDQAWLDYQHEIGLRHHRAKKNKTDGAPSTDLVPFRDLFALIFPVTFTLRPFLAGQGHSAEDVEKMSAAWLKSCLLQVTLWAHPYVKDGDF; encoded by the coding sequence ATGACTGACATCCCCGGCTATACCCATGGCACCTCGTCCGTTGCGCGTTCACCTGTGTCCCTCACCGACTTCGAAAAGATGAAGGCCAGCGTCCTGTTCGGCGAAGAGGACGTGAAGTACCTCCGCATGTCGCATGACATCGTGAAGGGGCGCGTCGAGGCGATCCTCGACGTCTGGTACGGGTTTGTTGGGAGTCAGCCGCATCTGCTCGCCTCGTTCAGTGGAAAGACGGACGGCAAGCCTCTTGGCGACTACCTTGGCCTCGTCCGCAAGCGCTTCGGCCAGTGGATTCTCGATACGTCGCGTGCCCAGTACGACCAGGCCTGGCTCGACTACCAGCACGAGATTGGCCTGCGCCACCATCGGGCGAAGAAGAACAAGACCGACGGAGCCCCCTCGACGGACCTCGTGCCCTTTCGGGACCTGTTCGCGCTCATCTTCCCGGTGACCTTTACCCTGCGCCCCTTCCTGGCCGGGCAGGGCCATTCAGCAGAGGACGTCGAGAAGATGTCCGCGGCGTGGCTCAAGTCATGCCTGTTGCAGGTGACGCTCTGGGCCCACCCCTATGTCAAGGATGGGGACTTCTAA